A stretch of the Psychroserpens sp. Hel_I_66 genome encodes the following:
- a CDS encoding SDR family oxidoreductase: MSELKGKIAVVTGGNSGIGYSTAKKFKEEGATVIIIGRSKEKVNTAATELGVKGVVADVTSLSAIDNVVNEIKSEFGNIDTLFVNAGVFIPAPVGQITEDMFDNLMNTNFKGAVFTIEKFLPILNSGASIINLSSINAYTGMPNTAVYGASKAALNSYTRTAATELAPLKIRVNAVNPGPIATPIFSKTGMSEEQLKGMGEAMQNRIPLKRYGQPEEIAELVTFLASDKASFITGGEYNIDGGVNINPLLVG; this comes from the coding sequence ATGAGTGAATTAAAAGGTAAAATAGCTGTTGTTACTGGAGGTAATAGTGGTATTGGTTATTCAACAGCCAAAAAATTTAAAGAAGAGGGAGCAACTGTAATAATTATAGGTCGTTCAAAAGAAAAAGTAAATACAGCAGCAACTGAACTTGGTGTTAAAGGTGTAGTTGCAGATGTTACCAGTTTATCTGCTATTGATAATGTCGTTAATGAAATAAAAAGTGAGTTTGGAAACATTGACACCTTATTTGTTAATGCAGGTGTTTTCATTCCTGCACCCGTAGGTCAAATTACAGAAGATATGTTTGACAACTTAATGAATACTAATTTTAAAGGCGCTGTATTTACAATTGAGAAATTTTTGCCAATCCTCAATAGTGGCGCTAGTATTATCAACTTATCTTCTATTAACGCTTATACGGGTATGCCGAATACAGCTGTTTATGGTGCATCTAAAGCAGCATTAAATTCATATACCCGAACAGCTGCAACCGAGTTGGCTCCACTTAAGATTAGAGTAAATGCTGTAAATCCTGGGCCAATTGCTACTCCGATTTTTAGTAAAACAGGAATGTCTGAGGAACAACTAAAAGGAATGGGTGAAGCAATGCAAAACAGAATTCCGCTTAAACGCTATGGTCAACCTGAGGAAATTGCTGAATTGGTAACTTTTCTTGCTTCTGACAAAGCTTCTTTTATCACTGGTGGTGAATACAATATAGATGGAGGTGTCAATATTAACCCATTATTAGTAGGATAA
- a CDS encoding helix-turn-helix domain-containing protein: MKIENITFSRFVKQKIPFDFVTIQELHETISESKFDLSKPHRIEFHALIIILEGESKHFVDFKEEILSPGTILPIAKGQIHSFNKEVTVKGYVIGFEESFITQNINEKNLFHFLQIYNTSNIQIAKKSIDILKPILQLLGNLHKDIDDNLKLEIIHSTCMTLLFQIKRLACNKHVFFDSERLKNFYLFKELIIKHYSEIHNAKDYAKRLNVSYNYLNEISKEITNKTAKDFIDSWLLLEIKRNISEKKYTSQEIGFKMGFKEPSNFIRFFKKHTQLTPIQFQKKL; encoded by the coding sequence ATGAAAATTGAAAACATAACTTTTTCGCGTTTTGTAAAACAAAAAATCCCTTTTGATTTTGTTACAATACAAGAATTACATGAAACAATTTCAGAAAGTAAATTTGATTTATCTAAACCTCATAGAATTGAATTTCATGCGTTAATTATAATTTTAGAAGGAGAAAGCAAACACTTTGTAGATTTTAAAGAAGAAATTTTATCTCCTGGAACAATTTTACCAATAGCAAAAGGACAAATTCATTCGTTTAATAAAGAAGTAACAGTAAAAGGATATGTAATTGGATTTGAAGAGAGTTTTATTACGCAAAATATTAATGAAAAAAACTTATTCCATTTTTTACAAATATATAATACGTCAAATATTCAAATAGCAAAAAAAAGTATTGATATTTTGAAGCCTATTTTGCAATTATTGGGAAACTTACATAAAGATATAGACGATAATTTAAAGTTAGAAATTATTCATTCTACATGTATGACTTTACTCTTTCAAATCAAAAGACTGGCATGTAATAAACATGTTTTTTTTGATAGTGAAAGATTAAAAAACTTCTATCTCTTTAAAGAGTTAATTATTAAACACTATAGTGAAATACATAACGCAAAAGATTATGCGAAAAGATTAAATGTGTCCTACAATTATCTAAATGAAATAAGTAAAGAAATTACAAATAAAACAGCTAAAGATTTTATTGACAGCTGGTTATTATTAGAAATAAAACGAAATATTTCAGAAAAAAAATACACTTCTCAAGAAATTGGATTTAAAATGGGGTTTAAAGAACCTTCAAACTTCATTCGTTTTTTTAAAAAACACACTCAGCTAACCCCTATTCAGTTTCAAAAAAAACTTTGA